The genomic interval CACTACCACCTACCAGTGCAGCCGTCAGGGCCTCAAGGGTGGCAGCTTCTTTCTTGTTCTCCCAAAGGGATGGCAACTCCACAGAAGGGATGTTGGTTCCTCTTCCAACAAAGCTGCCTCCTTCTGTTCCAGCATCCATCTTTGGTACCCTTTCCACTGGCGGTTTCGTCAAACTAAATCCGGACTCTTGTGTTGCACTCAGGAGTTTCATTCCTCCACCTTCTGCGGAAACAGAGCAGATAGCTGGATCTTTTCCTGATCCGGCATCTGGTGTGAGAAGTTGATCGGATGGAGGTCGTttacttctcttcctcttctccctggtTTCATCACCCGCTTTTATCAAAAGGGAAGCCTCTACCATAGCCTCTGTACCTTCAAGATTTGTCAAATTTACTTGCAGCTCCTGCTGATCCTTCTGGTCACCTTTGTTGGCATCCTTAGGTATTTCAGGAGGAAACGGTTGCTCCTTGCTTAGCTCACCAACCAACCTGCCTTCTAGGAAGGGGCACCCCAATCCTTGAACTGCTTCCTCAGGACTGACAGATGGAGCAAAGGGTTCAAAAAAGCGTGCTGCATCCTCCTCCCAATGCACCTGATGCCCTGGGGGAAGGCTCTTGATATTTCTGTTTTCATCCACAAACTCTGTTTCTCCCACAGGATATGCCAGTCCAGGCCCTTTGCTTGGTTCTGCCTTTGCTTGAAGAGCAATGGACTGCATGGGGCTGCTTACAGCCTTTTTGTTTTTCCGGTCACTGTCCCGTTTCGTGGGTCTTGAGGTGGGATCCTGCTTATTTGCAACTTCTGAACCAcctgctcttccttcctttttgcttcTAGGTGAAGAGCATTCTTTCAATTTGGCCTCCCTCTCAGCTTCCAAAACTATACCTGCTTCCTCCTTGGCtcctaaaacaaaatatttttccaaaCAAGGCTCATCttttctgctttcctccttttttgccaCTACAGGCAGTTCACCAAAAGACACAACAGGGGCTGGACCAGCAGTGTTTGCCTCCTTTAAGCGATGATCTAATCCTTTGGTCTTGCCTTCCTCAGTTGTAGCCATCTCATGATACACAGTAGCCGGCCTAACCAGCTCTGGCTTTGCCTCCAAAATGCTATGAACTTGGGGACCTTGCccttcactgttcagcttctTTGGCTCTTCTGCCACTAACTCAGGGTGCAATGTCAGGGGGTCTATTACATTCTCCACATCATACTTTTGCTTGCCTTCCTGCCCTTTATCAGTGAAAGGTGCCGCTTTGGTTTTAGACATCAACTCTGACTCCGAATTGAGCCTTTCCCGATTGGAGGCGGGCAGCTGCTCAGAAGGACTGCTGTCTGTAGCTATGCTCAAGTCCTCAgtcttctttcctccatctttttctgtctgttttgCAGCAGGAAGCTGTGCATGACTGCTTCCTAATTGTTCCAGAAATGGGGCACCCCCAGATACTTGGTCTTTAGCAGCAGAACTGATGTCTTTAGTTATCTCAGAACTCTTGGTGGGCTTGCTCATACCAGACGTCTCCAGGAGGAATGGCTGTTCTGGGGGGCTTTTCTCAGACTTCTTGCTTTTCCCATCACTGCTCCTCTTTTTGGGTTTGCTTTCTGGCAACAGTGATGTAGGGTCTGGGATGGTGGGACTCTCTAAAGCATGAAGCCCCTTGCCTGTGTCCAATGCAACAGTTCCCTTTGCCTGGGCAACCGCCTCAAGAAGTGCAGGATGGTCAGCTTCTTTAACTGGTGCTTCCAAAATAAAGGGGTATGCTGAGAGAGGGAAGTCAACCCTGTCAATAGATCTAGTGGAAGCCTTCGACACCTTTTCCATCCCAGGCGCTGTTGCAATGTTTTGCAGCTTTGCCATATCTCCAGAGGTTTCCAAAGACTGGCTGGCAGTGAAGGGGTCAGTCCCTGCTCTCCTGTGGTCTGTTCTCTCTCTAGCATGTTCAGGACTGCCCCCTTCAGTTTGAAGGTGCCCTGAGCTATTCCCTGCTTCCAGGAAAAATTGGGCTCTCCTGCTTTTCCCTTCACTACTTCTTTTCTTGGGTTTCTCTGCCAGCCCTCCAGAGCCAAGAACTGTTTTATTTTCCACCACATTGGAGAAGCCTGCCTCTATGCTTCTGGCTGCCCATTCAGATTCTTCAGCACTTGGTGCCTTTCTGGAATCGGCCTTGCCCTCCAAAAGGAGCGGCTGATGATTTTTAGTTCTCTTGCTTTTCCCATCATTGCCCCTCTTTTTGGGCTGGTCATTCCCTAGCTTGGGCAAAGGCCCAGGTGGTTGGTCCAAAGGACAGGAGCAGGCTCCCTTGTTCATATCAGTGAAAGGTGCTTTCGGGCTGTCAATGGGCTGTGCAGGAAGAAGGGGTTTTGCTGGGCTGGACTGAGTTTCCAAGGAAGGGAGAGTTTCTGCTGGACCTAACTCAAGCTTTTCACTTGCATTTGCTGACAAAAGCACCTCAGTGGGGCCTGACTCTGGCAGAGGCTCTGAAGCAACAAGGCGTCTGTCCTTGCCTTTATCAGAGGAACCTCCTCCTTTGGTTGTCTCAATGGTCTGGGCTTCAGCAAGGGATTTGGCAACTTCTTTGCCAATCCCTtcattcttttcctctttcttcggCTTCATGGCCAAGCCTTCCCCACAAAGAGCTGGGGCCACCTTCTGACTTGTAACCGGAGGCATTGCAGACCTGACCTCAACTTCTCTGCTTACCATGGCTCTGGGTTTCAAATCAGAGCAGAGGTCCTTGAGAGGCGGTCTCCCTGACTCCATGCTTTTCACTTCCACAGAGCTGGCCTGCACTGGTGGAGAGGTAGGGCTTCTTTGCTTATTCTGCTGTGCTTGGTGTTTCCGCTCCTCTTCAGAAGATTCCCCCCATTTGCTTTTCAACAGCAACATTAAGCTGTCATCACTCATCACTTCCACTCCGCCGAAGTCTCCTGCTTTTGCATCCAGCCCTAGTTGAGAGGGGCCTTCCATCTGCAGGGTAGGTTTTCCTTTTGCAGGAACAGAGGTGAGGCTCTGAACATCTCTGAGCACTGAAGATGCCTCCTTCCCAAGAATTTCTGTGGAAGCGCTGAAGAATCCCTTCATGCTCTCATGGGGCTCAGGCAGAGGGAGCTCAGCTTTGTGGGGTTCAGGTGCACATGGAGCTTGCAGCCTTTCAGAGTTGCTGTCCATGATCTCTGCCACCCTCACCTGCTGGCTCCtcttttgttttggcttctttttcttcttcttcaatgcTGCCGAAGTTTCCAAGTCCCAGCCCTCCCTCAAAACGGGGACCTCTCCAAACTCAAATGGCTGGCTAGCTGCCTTCCTTGTAGAAGCTTTGCTGCGAGGGGATGTCCCAGCAATATAGCCATACTCTGCCATGGAAAAGGGATCTTCTCCTCCTCGGTCTTGACTCTTCTGAGCTGGGAAACCTACAAGAAGTTCTTCAGGGGCATCTGATGCAGTCACTCGGGCAGGTTTTGTTCTGCTGAACCTGTGGTGGTCACTGGATTTGTTAGCTTGTCTTATTTGGGCAGGAGGGAGACCTGGAATACAGGAAGTTTGCTCAAGTACCAGAGCAATTCCTCACCAAGAGTAACTGCATTAAGAGCCCCATGGTCCACAGCAGCATGGACAATGCCATTTATGCCCCCCCCACAAGCTACAGCCCTCCCCCCAGAGCACTCTGAAAGACTCCTATTCATTCAAAATGGTGACCAAAAGCAACGTTATGGCACTTCCTGTAGCCATTTTGAGAACTAGTCCAATAAAAACAGAGACACTTGTGGGTGCTAAGATGCTTTATGGGGCTGGGCATGTTTTTACATGCTTTGTAGGCTCTCTGTGCAAGTCTGGGGCAAAACCCAACAAAAATAACACcgaaatctttcttttaaaacagggaGTTGGGGGTTTCAAAGGCCACAGAAGGGAGCCACAGGCAGCCTTTTACTCCCTCCTGACAAAGGCAACCTGAAGAAGCATTAACTCCCACCTTATCATTTGGGCGGATGGGAAAGGTATTAACTCATTGTATTTTACACTTCATCTCTCTCTGCTAGTACCAATATATCACACAATATGGCCAAAAAGTCTGAAGAGTTTTTCTACAAAATAAATTCAAGGAACTGCTTTACTGCTCAAAGACAGGAGCCCTTAAAGCTTTTCTAAAATTACTTTCGGGGTCCATTTTGTCTTTTCCCTTAGGAACAATAGGCCAAGTACATAGGGAAGAACTCAAGAAATAGACAACTTTTCTTACAGGAAGTGAAGATGCCAGTGAATAAAGACAGGGCAGAAGGTGGGCACAAGTGGATAGAAAAACCTGATAGGCAGGGACATAATGATAAAAGGGACAACCCCTATAGCCGTGGTAATAGGAATCAATGGCTGTGGTTGGactcaaaatgtttatttttcaatgTACAGACCCCAAAGCCTTCTCTGTCTGCAATTCATCCTCCAGTTCAGCAGTGATAGCAATGTGTGTTTATCAGGGAAGATGGAGGACATACCAGAACTGTTCTCCCACTCAAATGCAAAGCAGTATTCTTAAAGGATCTTCTAAAAAACGATTGCTTTAATGGTCAATAACAAAAATTATACCAATGGCTCTCAGACATAGGAAGGAAAAATAGGATTACATAGCAAAAAGAGAAAGGATTTTAGGGAAGCTTGCCAGTGCCCTCGCTACCAAGGAAATGCTAGCCATCAAATAAGGGATGCCCACTTTGTaactggaaaaggggaaacaaatagAAAGAAGGGTGTGGAATGTGGCGATGCAGTTCCTTAAACGAACCACAGAAGATGGAGATTTGCCCCTTCGACAGAGGACAGAGAATCACTTTGCAGCAAGATGGAGTTGGAAAACACACGCTTTGAGATGGagctcctctctcccttctctatCACCCCTTACCTGCAGGTTCCAGGGTTCCTTTTCCTTGAATCAACTCCGCAGGCTGCACTGGGCAAGGCTCAGGCGTTTCCTTGGGCTTGGCTGCTTCAGCAAGAACAGAGGCTGGCTTTTCAGCCAGAGTTTCTTTAGCATCTGCTGGGGACACTCCTGGGGACACAGTTTCTTTTGATGGTACTAGAAACAAAAGGACAAAGAAGTCACAAGGAATTTCTCTGCAGCTTGTCCCAATGGTCAAAATCACAAAGCCAAGACGAGCAAGAGTCTGTTTCTCAGCTGCACCCTGACTCCTGGCTCATAGAAGATCCTAGAAAGACTGCTGACATGGGCCCAGTAAGCAAAGGGACTGTGGTGTCTTTTTCTAGAACCCTGTGTCTCAAATTAAGACCCTAAATATGTCTGTGACAGGGGCAGATAGAAGGTCTCCATAACTTCACCACTAACCTCCCCTCCTCTCATATAAACTGCTAGGGCTTTGCCTTGCCTCTACCATCCCATGAGAGAGGCTGGCTCCAACTGAAAAGGTGGGGACTTTCCTAGCTgctagaagaagagagaaagaggctcCCCGCAGTAATTGAACATCTTCCCCATGGCCTTCCTTACCTGCAGGCTCTAGGAGATGTTCCACAGGTTTAGCTGGCAGtggctgcttctcctcctctggcTTCTCAGCAGATGCACTGGGAGCCTTCTTATTTGTCTCATCAGGTTTATCCAGCCTAGGAAACTGTTCTACAGATTGGCTGAGGGAGGTAGGTGTCTTAACCTCTTCTCTAGGAGATGCCTTGCTCTCTTCTGGTTTCTCTGGATGTTTGGGGTTAGAAGGTGATTTGCTCTCCTCTGGTTTCTCTGAATGTTTGGAGGCAGAAGGAGACTTGCTCTCCTCTGGTTTCTCTGGGTGTTTGGGGGCAGAAGGAGATTTGCTCTCCTCCGGTTTCTCTGGATGTTTGGGGGCAGAAGGAGACTTGCTCTCTTCTGATTTCTCTGGATGTTTGGGGTTAGAAGGTGATTTGCTTTCCTCTGGTTTCTCTGGGTATTTGGAGGCAGAAGGAGACTTGCTCTCTTCTGGTTTCTCTGGATGTTTGGGAACAGGAGATTTGGTCTCTTCTGGTTTCTCTGGATGTTTGGGGGCAGAAGGAGACTTGCTGTCTTCTGGTTTCTCTGGATGTTTGGGGGCAGACGGAGCCTTGTTCTCTTCCACTTTCTCTGCCTGTTTGGGAGGAAAAACCTTCACTTCTTCAGTTTTATGGGTAGAAGGTTTATCTGCCACCTCCTGCACTAACTGGGTGGGAGAGTCCTTGGTCTCACTGGCATTTTCTATGtgctgagcagcagcagcaggtttTGGTTCTTCTGCTGAGGGGCTAGGcagtttgctttcctttttctctgtAGACAAGGTGAGAGAGGGCTTACCGTCTTCTGCTTTTGGGCCAAGAGGCTGGGTTGCAGCTGCCTTTTCCTCTGCTTGCAGACTGAGGGGAGACTTAACCTCTTCCACCTTTTTACTGGAGGAAGTTTTGCTTGCTTCCTCTTTGCTGGGAGACTGgctgctttcttccttttccttgtgCTGGCCAGGCAAAGGCTTGCTCTCCCCTGGGTTTCCCAATGCAGAAGAACTGCCTGCACCTGGGGATGTTGTGTCCATGGTCTTTACTTTGGGTTCCTTAGTTGCAGCAGCTTCTGGAAAACCTgttccaaaaaagaagaaagagctgCTTTTTCCCATCTGCAGTATGTTCAGACACTGTCTGACCATTTACAGTTCCCTCTTGCCAAATCAGGTAACACCTAGAATCAGGGATATGTGGCCCACTCAATCCTTGCTGGGCTGCTCCTCAACCACCATCTTTCTGAAAGGAATCAGAATGCCAATGAACAGGCTGGCTAAAGGGAGTTATAGTCCCCAGACTATAACTATTCCTAAGCAGCTTCTGATTGGCAGCTCGACCTCATCCACCCAGATCCCTGGCATGTTGGAATGCTGCACCTGCAAGGACCCCTAGCACCATCAGCCTACAAGCCTTGGAGCAACAAGGGAAGAGAAGTCTGCAGGATGGAAAGGGATAGAAGAACTGGGGGAGGAGGGACGATGAGAATAAAGGAGGTAAGAAGGAGCATGGGGCAAAGATGAACAAAATATCATCCCAGCACCTCTTACTGACAATGCTGTGTCTTGTGGGTTCCCTCTAGCAGTGTTATTTGGCAACCAAACCACCACTTTACAGCAAGATCTAGAGGCCAAACCCTGAGAGAAATGCTtgagggagatgggtatgttgcCCTGAAGGAGGAAAAACTGAGAAGCgtgttagctgccttcaaatatctaaaggcCTCTCATGAGTGAAGAAGTAGCAAGCTTTTTCCAGCTGCTCTAGAGGACACAACCTAAACTAACAGAGTCAAACTGCAGGACAAGATTCTGAGAAACAAGAGGAAAACTGTAAAAACTGTCAGTGATAGAATAAACTACTTCTGGAGATGATGGACTCTAACTCATTGGCGATTTTTAACAGAGGTTGGACGTACATCTGTCAGTGACACTTTAGCTACACATTCTTAACTGGCAGGGGCTTGAACTACATCACCACCAATAACTTCCCAACTCTATAGTTTTCTGACTCTATGGTCTTTAGGAGAACTTGGCTGAGGAAATCTCCAACTCAGATCatgaggtacagtggtgcctcgggttacgaaattaattcgttccgccattcccttcgtaacgctaaaatttcgtaacccgaaatagcgctggaagcctatagcatttgaatttcgcgccgaaatgaatttcgtaacccgaaaaatatttcgtaacccgaaacagtttttgccaatccaactttttcgtatcctggaaatttcgtaacccgcgcatttcgtatcccgaggtaccactgtacgtcTCAGAGCAAGTGGAGGCCCACCTGTTGGAGACTGTTTAGGCAGAAGAGATTTACAGTCAAACGAGGGTTCAAAGCCCATCAACTCTTCCACGGCAGGATCAGGACCAGCACCAACTGGAGAAGGAAATGCTGCAGAGATCAATACAAGGAGAAAATTCAGAAGGCCTTAATCTTCCtaccattgttttaaaaatatttggaaataacaTTCTAAGGCAGATGGCCAAAGGACTGCTCTTCGCTCCTGAAGAAGAAGCTGATTGAGGCCTCACTGTCAGTATGACAGCATGCTTATCACACATGCAAACTGCTGCTCAATTGCAAACTCATACAAATCATTCCAAGTACCAGGCATGGGGCTTCTATTTAAGAAAAAAGAGTCAGGCCTGGATCTCCTGGTCAGTAATTACACAGGTGGGTGAGCACCATACCTCTTGTCCGCCTTCCCCCCAACCTGAGGCTTAGCATGCAGGGACCATGCTGCCAGAAATGCTCAGAAGACAAACCACTTTGGGGCAGGATGTACCCCTTTCTGCTTCACACAGCTATCCTGTTCAGCCATCCAATGAGCATGCCTGTGATAGTGAGGGAGAATGAGTGGAGGCCCATATATCAAAGCCAACTATGTTTTTTTGCTCTCACCTGCCGGCGGAGATGGCTTCACCTCAGGTAGTTTTGGCTGCCCTGTGAAGTCCACTAGTCCTGTGGAGGGGCTTCCCAACATATGCATCTCTGCCACTTCAGGGATCTTGCTGGGAACTAAGAGAGAGGTAAACCATTGACACAGTAGACAAGTTGGGGCCAGCAGCCTGTCCgggcttttgttttgctttacctGAAATCTAAACATTATGACTTCCACACAGGATGGtatcaagagaaagaaaaaatggaatgtaGGAAACAATGATCATTTAAAGTTCTGAGCCTAAGAGGTGTGTGGGTGCACATAGATCCCACCGATCTCTCACTGTCAGTGCTCTCCTACCTGATGTCCTTTTAGGGCAAGGGAAGAGGGACTTTAGCACTTTCACCTATGGATGGGAGCAAGAAGGTACAGGGAGATGGAAGGTGCCAGACTGGATTGGGCAGTCAAACTGTCACTCCACCTCTCTCTCACTTCCAGCTTAAGTTAGGCTGGAGGACAAGGATAGTCCATCCTCTTAGGTGTAAAGCCAGAGATTCTGGAAAGTGTTGGCTGATGCTGCTTTCTCCTGCCTccacctctctccccccccccccaactatgaGCTTCCACACTTTTAGACCATAGTCTTGTATTGCAGAGCACAGCGTAAAATCCAAGGTCACTTCATACCTGGAGGAAGGGGTTGGGGGTCAGAGGAGTGTCCGGCTCAGCctccatagccagacacaaaTGGATGGCGTCTCCCCCTGAGATCCACTGGGGTCTCCTGAGATCTCTGTGGATGATGCCATCATTCTGCATCTGACTATAAGGACATAACCCAACACTTCTCTGGCTGGGACGGGGCTGCAGAGTGAATCCTGAGAGGGCTTTGGTCATTCTGGACAGAGCAAGAAAATGCCAATTCCGCAATTACCCAAAAAAAGACACATACAGGTGAAATGTTCAATTAAAATGACAGTTTATATCTAATACATCCAATTCAGCTCATTTAAAACTTGGGAACTAGAACCAGGACTATTGTCAGGGAACAGAGTTCAAAGTCccactgagaatttttttttaaattgtcatttAACTTTGGGCATCCCAGACTCTTTCATGCAGTAGTCTTGGTGAAAAAGGACacgttgcttacctgtaactgtagttcttcgagtggtcatttgcgaatccacacaaatgggttattctgtgcctgcgcagcatttccggatcctactggaattgctagggaagactttttggcggtagctccgcccatcctctatataggcaggaggtcttcccaccctttctcagttccaaaaaggttcgccatcagaGCAGACAAGAGAGAAGGACACGACAGAGAGGAGAATGGGCGGggtttgtgtggattcgcagatgaccactcgaagaaggacaggttgcttacctgtaacggtatttcttcgagtggtcatctgcgaatacatacaaatgggttgtactgtgcctgcgcagtgctgcttgaaaacttctagaatcactggacaaagttaactttgcaacttttagtaactttttggcagtacagtgcgcccgcgccatacgcgggcgcgccatacgcagccttgagcatacgtgctcaagctgcggggcgcgcATGGGGAggagcgtcccattcaattgaatgggcacgcgcgcccgttgtgccccgcgcgcgcccgcGCCGCTGcaccaccgcgcacgagccccattgtttccaatggggctcgagcataggcggaattcgccttatgcggagggatccggaacggatccccgcgtaaggcaaagaTGCACTGTAGCTCTGTctatcccttataaagcccctggtttcccgctctttccccagttccgcaattaaCGCTGTGTGAGCGACATGAGAATGAAccaatgaagagcaggacactgaggggagggcggacgggatttgtatgtatttgcagatgaccactcaaagaaataccattacaggtaagcaacctgtccttcttcttcgtggtctctgcgaatcata from Sceloporus undulatus isolate JIND9_A2432 ecotype Alabama chromosome 6, SceUnd_v1.1, whole genome shotgun sequence carries:
- the LOC121934166 gene encoding titin-like isoform X7, translated to MADLDHNLSLADALTEPPPQIEEEVKRDFIATLEAEKFDDVIGEKVDKTDYVPLLDDDDPKAGNQEAKTKPHADNVQVERKSATGPAAVVENGDHGVEGPRKVSTGKIMDEQMSYKEFLDRNSSWTMDDRHHFESQPVFKPMDITEPFKMNREDVLSDLLLLPQEMMSVPPFGEYFGASEEGPAPFGAAGVPEQPHSLGAPHSPANIFDPLAFLGGASGAGMLLNQSQAAPGQGMGSPEDFWLGSQHLMAGQGAPFFEPPVPSKIPEVAEMHMLGSPSTGLVDFTGQPKLPEVKPSPPAAFPSPVGAGPDPAVEELMGFEPSFDCKSLLPKQSPTGFPEAAATKEPKVKTMDTTSPGAGSSSALGNPGESKPLPGQHKEKEESSQSPSKEEASKTSSSKKVEEVKSPLSLQAEEKAAATQPLGPKAEDGKPSLTLSTEKKESKLPSPSAEEPKPAAAAQHIENASETKDSPTQLVQEVADKPSTHKTEEVKVFPPKQAEKVEENKAPSAPKHPEKPEDSKSPSAPKHPEKPEETKSPVPKHPEKPEESKSPSASKYPEKPEESKSPSNPKHPEKSEESKSPSAPKHPEKPEESKSPSAPKHPEKPEESKSPSASKHSEKPEESKSPSNPKHPEKPEESKASPREEVKTPTSLSQSVEQFPRLDKPDETNKKAPSASAEKPEEEKQPLPAKPVEHLLEPAVPSKETVSPGVSPADAKETLAEKPASVLAEAAKPKETPEPCPVQPAELIQGKGTLEPAGLPPAQIRQANKSSDHHRFSRTKPARVTASDAPEELLVGFPAQKSQDRGGEDPFSMAEYGYIAGTSPRSKASTRKAASQPFEFGEVPVLREGWDLETSAALKKKKKKPKQKRSQQVRVAEIMDSNSERLQAPCAPEPHKAELPLPEPHESMKGFFSASTEILGKEASSVLRDVQSLTSVPAKGKPTLQMEGPSQLGLDAKAGDFGGVEVMSDDSLMLLLKSKWGESSEEERKHQAQQNKQRSPTSPPVQASSVEVKSMESGRPPLKDLCSDLKPRAMVSREVEVRSAMPPVTSQKVAPALCGEGLAMKPKKEEKNEGIGKEVAKSLAEAQTIETTKGGGSSDKGKDRRLVASEPLPESGPTEVLLSANASEKLELGPAETLPSLETQSSPAKPLLPAQPIDSPKAPFTDMNKGACSCPLDQPPGPLPKLGNDQPKKRGNDGKSKRTKNHQPLLLEGKADSRKAPSAEESEWAARSIEAGFSNVVENKTVLGSGGLAEKPKKRSSEGKSRRAQFFLEAGNSSGHLQTEGGSPEHARERTDHRRAGTDPFTASQSLETSGDMAKLQNIATAPGMEKVSKASTRSIDRVDFPLSAYPFILEAPVKEADHPALLEAVAQAKGTVALDTGKGLHALESPTIPDPTSLLPESKPKKRSSDGKSKKSEKSPPEQPFLLETSGMSKPTKSSEITKDISSAAKDQVSGGAPFLEQLGSSHAQLPAAKQTEKDGGKKTEDLSIATDSSPSEQLPASNRERLNSESELMSKTKAAPFTDKGQEGKQKYDVENVIDPLTLHPELVAEEPKKLNSEGQGPQVHSILEAKPELVRPATVYHEMATTEEGKTKGLDHRLKEANTAGPAPVVSFGELPVVAKKEESRKDEPCLEKYFVLGAKEEAGIVLEAEREAKLKECSSPRSKKEGRAGGSEVANKQDPTSRPTKRDSDRKNKKAVSSPMQSIALQAKAEPSKGPGLAYPVGETEFVDENRNIKSLPPGHQVHWEEDAARFFEPFAPSVSPEEAVQGLGCPFLEGRLVGELSKEQPFPPEIPKDANKGDQKDQQELQVNLTNLEGTEAMVEASLLIKAGDETREKRKRSKRPPSDQLLTPDAGSGKDPAICSVSAEGGGMKLLSATQESGFSLTKPPVERVPKMDAGTEGGSFVGRGTNIPSVELPSLWENKKEAATLEALTAALVGGSAEVVTLVESNKGAAEERASGCLDGLGSKPRADKTLEDVPMEEAASADKPRDLSEHLQPDDANKPKITAPAQATSKEEASHPKEALELKEAQSPKPEAGESTTLLQGDQVAKGGKKEAKAKAPPQMKGYMRPTKSRGLPPPSLRVTAQEPGRRRPTKPDSPSLQRQEKAKPEEVKPATEVSTANDIAAPPSKELPPSPDKKAKTPASTPAAKPAAAKAKPVSTTAGTAPTATKRPASATPGQSKKATSPTAGPAAATTTTPKRPTTGSARPSTLTPKDAKPKGTEVKSPEKRTSPSKPPSATTPRPNAKSSPAGPRPSTALSSQSASSPRSTATSPPKRPSTIKTDTKPTDAKKTTTKSPSADLSRPKSAPASTSPSPAPGGAATATSAATGRPKAKPAVPKASGMANVTTDAKKASTLKTAPKTSSAPKPPRPTTSVSAPDLKNVRSKIGSTDNIKHQPGGGRVQIVSKKANYSHVQSKCGSKDNIKHVPGGGNVPNAPKPATGSHSQPSTAPKPSQGSTNVQILSKKIDLSKVSSKCGSKANIKHKPGGGDVKIENQKLNFKEKAQAKVGSLDNVGHVPAGGTVKIESHKLKFREKGKARTDHGVDSTVVSNNNPPVFSGGTSPRRSTSVSESLGSAASSSLPPPPPPLLLPPWQAPLSEDETSATLSQQGL
- the LOC121934166 gene encoding titin-like isoform X3, with product MADLDHNLSLADALTEPPPQIEEEVKRDFIATLEAEKFDDVIGEKVDKTDYVPLLDDDDPKAGNQEAKTKPHADNVQVERKSATGPAAVVENGDHGVEGPRKVSTGKIMDEQMSYKEFLDRNSSWTMDDRHHFESQPVFKPMDITEPFKMNREDVLSDLLLLPQEMMSVPPFGEYFGASEEGPAPFGAAGVPEQPHSLGAPHSPANIFDPLAFLGGASGAGMLLNQSQAAPGQGMGSPEDFWLGSQHLMAGQGAPFFEPPVPSKIPEVAEMHMLGSPSTGLVDFTGQPKLPEVKPSPPAAFPSPVGAGPDPAVEELMGFEPSFDCKSLLPKQSPTGFPEAAATKEPKVKTMDTTSPGAGSSSALGNPGESKPLPGQHKEKEESSQSPSKEEASKTSSSKKVEEVKSPLSLQAEEKAAATQPLGPKAEDGKPSLTLSTEKKESKLPSPSAEEPKPAAAAQHIENASETKDSPTQLVQEVADKPSTHKTEEVKVFPPKQAEKVEENKAPSAPKHPEKPEDSKSPSAPKHPEKPEETKSPVPKHPEKPEESKSPSASKYPEKPEESKSPSNPKHPEKSEESKSPSAPKHPEKPEESKSPSAPKHPEKPEESKSPSASKHSEKPEESKSPSNPKHPEKPEESKASPREEVKTPTSLSQSVEQFPRLDKPDETNKKAPSASAEKPEEEKQPLPAKPVEHLLEPAVPSKETVSPGVSPADAKETLAEKPASVLAEAAKPKETPEPCPVQPAELIQGKGTLEPAGLPPAQIRQANKSSDHHRFSRTKPARVTASDAPEELLVGFPAQKSQDRGGEDPFSMAEYGYIAGTSPRSKASTRKAASQPFEFGEVPVLREGWDLETSAALKKKKKKPKQKRSQQVRVAEIMDSNSERLQAPCAPEPHKAELPLPEPHESMKGFFSASTEILGKEASSVLRDVQSLTSVPAKGKPTLQMEGPSQLGLDAKAGDFGGVEVMSDDSLMLLLKSKWGESSEEERKHQAQQNKQRSPTSPPVQASSVEVKSMESGRPPLKDLCSDLKPRAMVSREVEVRSAMPPVTSQKVAPALCGEGLAMKPKKEEKNEGIGKEVAKSLAEAQTIETTKGGGSSDKGKDRRLVASEPLPESGPTEVLLSANASEKLELGPAETLPSLETQSSPAKPLLPAQPIDSPKAPFTDMNKGACSCPLDQPPGPLPKLGNDQPKKRGNDGKSKRTKNHQPLLLEGKADSRKAPSAEESEWAARSIEAGFSNVVENKTVLGSGGLAEKPKKRSSEGKSRRAQFFLEAGNSSGHLQTEGGSPEHARERTDHRRAGTDPFTASQSLETSGDMAKLQNIATAPGMEKVSKASTRSIDRVDFPLSAYPFILEAPVKEADHPALLEAVAQAKGTVALDTGKGLHALESPTIPDPTSLLPESKPKKRSSDGKSKKSEKSPPEQPFLLETSGMSKPTKSSEITKDISSAAKDQVSGGAPFLEQLGSSHAQLPAAKQTEKDGGKKTEDLSIATDSSPSEQLPASNRERLNSESELMSKTKAAPFTDKGQEGKQKYDVENVIDPLTLHPELVAEEPKKLNSEGQGPQVHSILEAKPELVRPATVYHEMATTEEGKTKGLDHRLKEANTAGPAPVVSFGELPVVAKKEESRKDEPCLEKYFVLGAKEEAGIVLEAEREAKLKECSSPRSKKEGRAGGSEVANKQDPTSRPTKRDSDRKNKKAVSSPMQSIALQAKAEPSKGPGLAYPVGETEFVDENRNIKSLPPGHQVHWEEDAARFFEPFAPSVSPEEAVQGLGCPFLEGRLVGELSKEQPFPPEIPKDANKGDQKDQQELQVNLTNLEGTEAMVEASLLIKAGDETREKRKRSKRPPSDQLLTPDAGSGKDPAICSVSAEGGGMKLLSATQESGFSLTKPPVERVPKMDAGTEGGSFVGRGTNIPSVELPSLWENKKEAATLEALTAALVGGSAEVVTLVESNKGAAEERASGCLDGLGSKPRADKTLEDVPMEEAASADKPRDLSEHLQPDDANKPKITAPAQATSKEEASHPKEALELKEAQSPKPEAGESTTLLQGDQVAKGGKKEAKAKAPPQMKGYMRPTKSRGLPPPSLRVTAQEPGRRRPTKPDSPSLQRQEKAKPEEVKPATEVSTANDIAAPPSKELPPSPDKKAKTPASTPAAKPAAAKAKPVSTTAGTAPTATKRPASATPGQSKKATSPTAGPAAATTTTPKRPTTGSARPSTLTPKDAKPKGTEVKSPEKRTSPSKPPSATTPRPNAKSSPAGPRPSTALSSQSASSPRSTATSPPKRPSTIKTDTKPTDAKKTTTKSPSADLSRPKSAPASTSPSPAPGGAATATSAATGRPKAKPAVPKASGMANVTTDAKKASTLKTAPKTSSAPKPPRPTTSVSAPDLKNVRSKIGSTDNIKHQPGGGRAKVEKKADSAGAARKPELNAVSKMAPTKTAVSKEGAQKQPNGKVQIVSKKANYSHVQSKCGSKDNIKHVPGGGNVQILSKKIDLSKVSSKCGSKANIKHKPGGGDVKIENQKLNFKEKAQAKVGSLDNVGHVPAGGTVKIESHKLKFREKGKARTDHGVDSTVVSNNNPPVFSGGTSPRRSTSVSESLGSAASSSLPPPPPPLLLPPWQAPLSEDETSATLSQQGL